In a genomic window of Mycolicibacter heraklionensis:
- a CDS encoding DUF732 domain-containing protein, translating to MKTVMSRVVRTGGISVAALGLLLGAAGVAVADEQSYLDYLFSHGWNYHYDVSSATSAIKGGHIVCDNIRWNGGPRNGVNPFMAASLDDLMIEAAQHELCPDILESPK from the coding sequence GTGAAGACCGTGATGAGTCGGGTCGTGCGTACAGGCGGAATCAGTGTCGCGGCGCTGGGGCTGCTGCTCGGCGCAGCTGGGGTAGCGGTGGCTGACGAGCAGTCCTACCTGGACTACCTGTTCAGTCACGGCTGGAACTACCACTACGACGTGTCATCAGCGACGAGCGCAATCAAGGGCGGGCACATAGTCTGCGACAACATTCGTTGGAACGGCGGACCGCGCAATGGCGTAAATCCGTTCATGGCGGCATCACTCGACGACCTCATGATCGAAGCGGCGCAACACGAACTGTGTCCCGACATCCTTGAAAGCCCGAAGTGA
- the istA gene encoding IS21 family transposase — protein sequence MTDFVEMFRHWNAGRSQVQIHEALGIDRKTIRKYLTPALAEGLMPAPDGSFDEELWRARIARWFPELVDPTARALTWPLIAVHHQWIKDQLAAPVTVATIAQRLRDDYHVDVSESTVRRYITTAFAEQRLEGKATVPRGAVEPGSEAQIDYGRLGMWFDPEAGRRVAVWAFAMILACSRALFVQPVLRMDQHSWNASHVAAFEFFDGVPARLVCDNLKTGVLRADLYDPQINPAYAELAAFYGTLIDPARARKPKDKPRIERPMPYIRDSFFAGREFTSLEQMQAEALRWSTDVYGVHKHRGLDGQRPASVFTAVERDALMPLPQRRFESVTYTVGTLAPDCHVKSGKAFYSAPWRLMGQKLLVRTAGDVVQIFHSDAVVATHVLHLSGRSTNYEHYPPNKIAHTLRNVTWCRTQAEQIGPGAVAIVAELSAVNAIHRLRAIQGIIRLRDKYGDARLDAACARALAIDDPGYRTVKGILAAGTEYGEESPRPTTPAVPALLRGPAAFDTERTA from the coding sequence GTGACCGACTTCGTGGAGATGTTCCGACACTGGAACGCCGGCCGATCCCAGGTGCAGATTCATGAGGCACTGGGCATCGACCGCAAGACGATCCGCAAGTATTTGACCCCGGCGCTGGCCGAGGGGCTGATGCCAGCGCCTGATGGGTCGTTCGACGAGGAGCTGTGGCGGGCGCGGATCGCGCGGTGGTTCCCTGAGCTGGTCGACCCGACCGCACGGGCACTGACCTGGCCGCTGATCGCGGTGCACCATCAGTGGATCAAAGATCAGCTTGCGGCGCCAGTGACGGTGGCCACCATCGCCCAACGGCTACGCGACGACTATCACGTCGATGTGTCGGAGTCGACGGTGCGGCGTTACATCACAACAGCTTTCGCTGAACAACGCCTCGAAGGCAAGGCCACTGTACCGCGGGGCGCTGTCGAACCCGGCAGTGAAGCCCAGATCGACTACGGCAGGCTCGGCATGTGGTTCGACCCGGAGGCGGGGCGTCGGGTGGCGGTGTGGGCGTTCGCGATGATCCTGGCGTGCTCACGGGCCCTGTTCGTCCAGCCGGTGCTGCGGATGGATCAGCACTCGTGGAACGCCTCGCACGTGGCGGCATTCGAGTTCTTTGATGGTGTTCCAGCGCGGTTGGTCTGCGACAACCTGAAAACCGGGGTGCTGCGGGCGGATCTGTATGACCCACAGATCAACCCGGCCTACGCCGAGCTCGCCGCGTTCTACGGCACCCTGATCGACCCCGCGCGGGCACGAAAGCCTAAAGACAAGCCTCGCATTGAGCGGCCGATGCCCTACATTCGGGATTCGTTCTTCGCCGGGCGGGAGTTCACCAGCCTGGAGCAGATGCAGGCCGAGGCGCTGCGGTGGTCCACCGACGTCTATGGCGTCCACAAGCACCGCGGCCTGGACGGTCAGAGGCCAGCATCGGTGTTCACCGCGGTGGAACGCGATGCACTGATGCCGTTGCCGCAGCGTCGATTTGAGTCCGTGACCTACACGGTTGGCACCCTGGCACCGGACTGTCATGTCAAGTCGGGCAAAGCGTTCTACTCAGCACCGTGGCGGTTGATGGGCCAGAAACTGCTGGTGCGCACTGCAGGTGATGTGGTGCAGATCTTCCACAGCGATGCGGTTGTGGCGACCCATGTGCTGCATCTGTCGGGCCGATCGACCAACTACGAGCACTACCCGCCGAACAAGATCGCCCATACCCTGCGCAACGTGACGTGGTGTCGCACCCAAGCCGAGCAGATCGGACCTGGTGCCGTCGCGATCGTCGCCGAACTGTCGGCGGTCAACGCCATCCACCGACTGAGGGCCATCCAGGGGATCATCCGGCTACGCGACAAATACGGTGACGCCCGCCTGGACGCGGCGTGTGCTCGCGCACTGGCGATCGACGATCCGGGCTACCGCACCGTCAAGGGGATCCTGGCCGCCGGTACCGAATACGGCGAGGAATCGCCGCGGCCTACCACCCCGGCAGTGCCGGCGTTGCTGCGCGGCCCCGCCGCCTTTGACACCGAACGTACCGCCTGA